Proteins encoded in a region of the Coffea eugenioides isolate CCC68of chromosome 4, Ceug_1.0, whole genome shotgun sequence genome:
- the LOC113769201 gene encoding uncharacterized protein LOC113769201, with protein MPFGLKNAGATYQRTMTTLFHDMIHKEMEVYVDDIIIKSKKVEDHLMDLRKLFERLRKYNLKLNPAKCAFGAPAGKLLGFIVSKKGIEIDPVKIKAIRDMPVPKTQKDVKSFLGKINFIGRFIAQLTATCEPLFKLLKKNVPLHWNEECQQAFDKIKDYLLQPPVLVPPKLGRPLIMYLSVLDGAVGCVLGQHDDSGRKEQAIYYLSKKFTQYEANYSFIEKSCCALAWAAQKLRHYLLSHTTYLISRSDPLKYLLEKPMPTGRLAKWQMILSEFDIVFTSQKAIKGQAIADHLAENQKDDDYQPLHTYFPDEKALFVDAVEDMSEQCPEWRLFFDGAANSFGVGIGAVLVSLEGRHYPGAAKLQFACTNNMAEYEACIFGLKMALEMEVKELITFSDSDLLVHQTLKQWVIKDSKILPYHCNLLNLAKQFQSLEFRHLPRARNAFADALATLSSMIQYPDELGIEPIRIQLQDKPAHCWVIDKTSGKSPWYNDIKEFIKTGSYPPEASTNDKGLLRRMASKFFLNGEVLYKRTSDLNLLRCVDENEAQYMMKEVHSGVCGPHMNGHLLAKKIMRTGYFWLTMEHDCIDFVRRCIKCQMHGDVIRAPPTELHSMIAPWPCSIWGMDVIGTIDPPASNGHRFILVAIEYFTKWVEAESFKHVTKKVVANFLRDHIICRFGVPETLITDNAKNLNNDMVDGLCEQFKVRHRNSAIYRPQMNGAHRDWHDKLPYALMAYRTSIRTSTGATPYSLMYGMEAVLPVEVDIPSLRILMETKLEEADWIKQRYEQLSLIDERRLNAICHGQCYQKRMARAYNKKVHLRTFEEGDKVLKRILPVQDEAKGKFAPNWQGPFIVQKA; from the exons ATGCCGTTTGGTTTAAAGAATGCCGGAGCTACTTATCAAAGGACTATGACTACTTTGTTTCATGACATGATCCACaaggagatggaggtctacgtggatgacattATAATCAAATCCAAGAAAGTCGAGGACCATTTGATGGATTTAAGGAAGTTGTTTGAAAGGTTGcgaaagtacaatttgaagttaaatcctGCAAAGTGCGCCTTTGGAGCACCAGCTGGTAAATTGTTAGGTTTCATTGTCAGCAAGAAGGGCATAGAGATAGACCCGGTAAAGATCAAGGCAATTCGAGACATGCCAGTGCCGAAAACGCAGAAAGATGTGAAAAGCTTTTTGGGGAAGATTAACTTCATTGGAAGATTCATTGCCCAATTAACCGCGACGTGTGAGCCACTATTCAAGTTGTTAAAAAAGAATGTGCCGTTGCATTGGAATGAGGAATGCCAACAAGCTtttgacaagattaaagattatttgctgCAGCCTCCGGTCCTAGTGCCACCCAAACTGGGCCGGCCTTTGATCATGTACTTATCTGTGCTCGACGGAGCGGTAGGGTGTGTTCTAGGTCAGCACGATGACTCGGGAAGGAAAGAGCAAGCCATCTACTATCTTAGCAAGAAATTCACGCAgtatgaggctaattattcatttatCGAGAAAAGCTGCTGTGCTTTGGCCTGGGCAGCTCAAAAGTTAAGGCACTACCTGCTAAGTCATACTACCTACCTCATTTCCCGCTCCGATCCTTTGAAATACCTCTTGGAGAAGCCGATGCCAACTGGGCGTCTAGCCAAATGGCAGATGATTCTTTCGGAGTTTGACATTGTTTTCACTTCGCAAAAGGCCatcaaggggcaagctatagccGACCATTTGGCAGAAAATCAAAAGGACGATGATTATCAACCGCTCCATACCTATTTCCCTGATGAAAAGGCTTTATTTGTTGATGCCGTAGAAGATATGAGCGAGCAGTGCCCGGAATGGAGATTGTTTTTCGATGGTGCAGCTAATTCTTTTGGAGTCGGAATAGGAGCAGTCCTTGTATCCCTGGAGGGGAGGCATTACCCTGGAGCCGCTAAGTTGCAATTTGCTTGCACGAACAACATGGCCGAGTATGAAGCATGTATTTTTGGTCTtaaaatggctttggaaatggaGGTTAAGGAGTTAATAACTTTTAGTGATTCAGATTTACTTGTGCACCAAACGTTGAAGCAGTGGGTAATCAAAGATTCAAAAATCCTGCCATACCATTGTAATTTGCTCAATTTGGCTAAACAATTTCAAAGTTTGGAATTCAGACATCTCCCACGAGCTCGAAATGCATTTGCAGATGCCTTGGCCACTTTATCTTCCATGATACAATATCCGGACGAATTGGGAATCGAGCCTATCCGGATTCAACTCCAAGACAAGCCTGCTCATTGTTGGGTCATAGACAAGACATCTGGCAAAAGTCCTTGGTACAATGATATTAAGGAATTCATCAAAACCGGATCTTACCCTCCGGAAGCTAGTACAAATGACAAGGGTTTGCTGCGCAGAATGGCCTCGaagtttttcttaaatggagagGTATTATACAAAAGGacctcagatttgaacctcttaAGGTGCGTCGATGAAAATGAAGCTCAATACATGATGAAGGAGGTGCATAGCGGCGTCTGCGGACCCCACATGAATGGACATTTGTTggcgaagaaaatcatgagaaccgggtATTTTTGGCTTACAATGGAACACGATTGCATAgattttgtccggagatgtattAAATGTCAAATGCATGGCGACGTCATACGCGCTCCTCCTACCGAGTTACATAGCATGATTGCTCCATGGCCCTGCTCAATATGGGGTATGGATGTGATTGGCACAATTGACCCTCCTGCTTCAAATGggcatcgatttatattggtggcaattgaGTACTTCACCAAATGGGTCGAAGCGGAATCATTCAAGCATGTGACAAAGAAGGTGGTGGCGAATTTCTTAAGAGATCACATCATATGCAGATTTGGGGTGCCGGAAACATTGATTacagacaatgccaagaatctcaACAATGATATGGTGGACGGGCTATGCGAACAGTTCAAAGTCAGACATCGCAACTCTGCCATCTATAGACcgcagatgaatggagct CATCGTGACTGGCATGACAAGCTCCCTTACGCACTAATGGCGTATCGGACTTCTATCCGAACATCAACTGGGGCAACACCCTACTCgctcatgtatggaatggaagcagTGCTGCCTGTCGAGGTCGATATCCCTTCATTGCGTATTCTAATGGAGACCAAGTTGGAGGAGGCTGATTGGATAAAGCAGCGTTATGAACAACTCTCTTTGATTGATGAAAGACGGCTTAATGCC